A window of Vigna unguiculata cultivar IT97K-499-35 chromosome 4, ASM411807v1, whole genome shotgun sequence contains these coding sequences:
- the LOC114181442 gene encoding protease Do-like 8, chloroplastic isoform X2: protein MLVLSACNLWSVRVPTHRRRRSCVLSRREICFDGMSSVCSHSRHSPNDAVSSNSTIQVQDKTLDFDAMVKKLVLSPTRRVLVASLTVFSCLCSSRYMSALALGDPSVTLEEVTPPVFSSGPLFPIEDRIVQLFEKNTYSVVNIFDVTLRPQLNITGVVEIPEGNGSGVVWDEEGHIVTNYHVVGNALSKNPKAGEVVARVNILASEGLQKNFEGRLIGADRLKDLAVLKVDAPKDILRPIKVGQSSSLKVGQQCLAIGNPFGFDHTLTVGVISGLNRDIFSQTGVTIGGGVQTDAAINPGNSGGPLLNSKGSLIGINTAIFTQTGTSAGVGFAIPSSTVLRIVPQLIQFGKVVRAGLDVDIAPDLIANQLNVRNGALVLLVPANSVAAKAGLNPTTRGFAGNIVLGDIIVAVDNKPVKSKAELLKALDEYNVGDKVVLMVQRGNEKLELPVVLEEQSS, encoded by the exons ATGCTAGTTCTGTCAGCATGCAATTTGTGGTCAGTGAGAGTGCCAACccacagaagaagaagaagctgtGTCCTCAGCCGCCGTGAGATTTGCTTCGATGGAATGTCCTCTGTCTGCTCTCACTCCCGACACTCCCCAAACGACGCCGTTTCATCCAACAG CACAATTCAAGTTCAAGATAAAACTTTGGATTTTGATGCAATGGTGAAGAAGCTTGTTCTATCTCCAACACGACGTGTGTTAGTGGCGAGTTTAACTGTGTTTTCCTGTTTATGTTCTTCAAGGTACATGTCAG CCCTGGCATTGGGGGATCCATCAGTAACACTTGAAGAAGTAACCCCTCCTGTGTTTTCTTCTGGGCCACTCTTTCCCATAGAG GATCGAATTGTCCAACTATTTGAAAAAAACACATATTCTGTTGTTAACATTTTTGATGTGACATTACGTCCTCAGCTTAATATAACTGGTGTGGTTGAG ATTCCTGAAGGAAACGGTTCGGGAGTAGTGTGGGATGAGGAGGGCCACATTGTGACAAATTATCATG TAGTTGGCAATGCCCTTTCAAAAAACCCGAAGGCTGGTGAGGTGGTTGCCAGAGTTAATATTCTAGCATCAGAAGG GTTACAAAAGAATTTCGAAGGTAGACTCATCGGAGCTGACCGTTTAAAGGATCTTGCTGTCTTGAAG GTAGATGCCCCTAAAGATATTTTAAGGCCTATCAAGGTGGGGCAATCATCGTCTCTAAAAGTTGGGCAACAATGTTTGGCAATTGGAAATCCATTTGGTTTTGATCACACCCTCACAGTTGGTGTTATAAGTGGACTTAACCGAGATATCTTTAGTCAAACTGGGGTAACAATTGGTGGTGGTGTTCAAACTGATGCAGCAATAAATCCTGGGAACAG TGGAGGCCCTCTTCTCAATTCCAAAGGAAGCTTAATTGGGATTAATACTGCAATATTTACTCAGACAG GAACATCAGCTGGTGTAGGATTTGCAATCCCATCTTCAACTGTATTAAGAATTGTTCCTCAACTCATTCAGTTTGGAAAA GTTGTTAGAGCTGGTTTAGATGTGGATATTGCACCGGACTTAATTGCAAACCAACTTAATGTTCGAAATGGAGCTCTTGTTCTTCTG GTTCCTGCAAATAGTGTTGCTGCCAAAGCTGGGTTAAATCCCACCACAAGGGGATTTGCTGGAAATATAGTCCTTGGAGATATCATTGTTGCAGTTGACAATAAGCCT GTGAAGAGCAAAGCAGAGTTGTTGAAAGCATTGGATGAGTATAATGTAGGAGATAAAGTGGTGTTGATGGTTCAGAGGGGTAATGAAAAGTTGGAGCTGCCTGTGGTACTTGAGGAACAaagttcttga
- the LOC114181692 gene encoding protein FEZ: MEERNEMEKIDDVMPGFRFHPTDEELVDFYLKRKIQQKSLPIELIKQVDIYKHDPWDLPKLAGTGEKEWYFYCPRDRKYRNSARPNRVTRAGFWKATGTDRPIYSSEGKCIGLKKSLVFYRGRAAKGMKTDWMMHEFRLPCISDSSPSKKLSDKTLPPTDSWAICRIFKKTNSISMAQKALSHPWISQLSGSMVSDMFTQGAATNHHLGSPAIQFCEDKQELNQVSNNEINTNFTASDIPSYKPIDSITVPKPSPQIPVSDDFIFYTEHTKCTLDASSMLSPNPDYITFEEPNQQQYSGFSTNLPHFIQQQNMSTETVTKEQQDWETIGRTTGFPFTLLPPYDSWKSSSVVWESPSCPSDISTTYSTSKCYT; the protein is encoded by the exons ATGGAGGAGAGGAATGAGATGGAAAAGATTGATGATGTTATGCCAGGATTTCGTTTTCACCCCACTGATGAAGAGCTTGTTGATTTCTATCTCAAGAGAAAAATTCAGCAGAAGTCTCTCCCTATTGAACTGATTAAGCAAGTGGATATTTACAAACATGATCCATGGGACCTTCCAA AGCTTGCAGGCACAGGGGAGAAAGAGTGGTACTTCTATTGTCCAAGGGACAGAAAATACAGGAATAGTGCACGGCCAAATAGGGTGACAAGAGCTGGGTTTTGGAAGGCCACTGGAACTGACAGACCTATATATTCCTCTGAAGGAAAGTGCATTGGTCTGAAGAAGTCTCTTGTGTTCTACCGAGGAAGAGCTGCCAAAGGAATGAAAACTGATTGGATGATGCATGAGTTTAGGCTTCCTTGCATCTCTGACTCTTCCCCTTCCAAAAAACTCTCAGACAAAACCCTCCCTCCAACT GATTCATGGGCAATCTGTAGGATATTCAAGAAAACCAACTCCATTTCCATGGCACAGAAAGCTTTATCACACCCTTGGATCTCTCAGTTATCTGGAAGCATGGTATCAGACATGTTCACACAGGGTGCAGCAACAAACCATCATCTAGGATCACCAGCCATTCAATTTTGTGAAGATAAGCAAGAGTTAAACCAAGTCTCCAACAATGAAATCAACACcaacttcacagcttcagataTTCCCAGTTACAAACCCATCGACAGCATCACAGTTCCCAAGCCTTCACCACAAATTCCTGTTTCAGATGATTTCATATTCTACACAGAACATACCAAGTGCACACTTGATGCCAGTTCCATGCTTTCTCCCAACCCTGACTACATAACATTTGAAGAGCCAAACCAGCAACAGTATAGTGGCTTCTCGACCAATCTACCTCACTTCATCCAACAACAAAACATGAGCACAGAAACAGTAACAAAGGAACAACAAGATTGGGAAACAATTGGGAGAACCACTGGTTTTCCCTTTACTTTGCTTCCCCCATATGATTCATGGAAGTCTTCTTCTGTGGTTTGGGAGTCACCTTCTTGCCCCAGTGACATCTCCACTACCTATTCCACCAGTAAATGCTACACTTGA
- the LOC114181442 gene encoding protease Do-like 8, chloroplastic isoform X1, with protein sequence MLVLSACNLWSVRVPTHRRRRSCVLSRREICFDGMSSVCSHSRHSPNDAVSSNSGSTIQVQDKTLDFDAMVKKLVLSPTRRVLVASLTVFSCLCSSRYMSALALGDPSVTLEEVTPPVFSSGPLFPIEDRIVQLFEKNTYSVVNIFDVTLRPQLNITGVVEIPEGNGSGVVWDEEGHIVTNYHVVGNALSKNPKAGEVVARVNILASEGLQKNFEGRLIGADRLKDLAVLKVDAPKDILRPIKVGQSSSLKVGQQCLAIGNPFGFDHTLTVGVISGLNRDIFSQTGVTIGGGVQTDAAINPGNSGGPLLNSKGSLIGINTAIFTQTGTSAGVGFAIPSSTVLRIVPQLIQFGKVVRAGLDVDIAPDLIANQLNVRNGALVLLVPANSVAAKAGLNPTTRGFAGNIVLGDIIVAVDNKPVKSKAELLKALDEYNVGDKVVLMVQRGNEKLELPVVLEEQSS encoded by the exons ATGCTAGTTCTGTCAGCATGCAATTTGTGGTCAGTGAGAGTGCCAACccacagaagaagaagaagctgtGTCCTCAGCCGCCGTGAGATTTGCTTCGATGGAATGTCCTCTGTCTGCTCTCACTCCCGACACTCCCCAAACGACGCCGTTTCATCCAACAG CGGCAGCACAATTCAAGTTCAAGATAAAACTTTGGATTTTGATGCAATGGTGAAGAAGCTTGTTCTATCTCCAACACGACGTGTGTTAGTGGCGAGTTTAACTGTGTTTTCCTGTTTATGTTCTTCAAGGTACATGTCAG CCCTGGCATTGGGGGATCCATCAGTAACACTTGAAGAAGTAACCCCTCCTGTGTTTTCTTCTGGGCCACTCTTTCCCATAGAG GATCGAATTGTCCAACTATTTGAAAAAAACACATATTCTGTTGTTAACATTTTTGATGTGACATTACGTCCTCAGCTTAATATAACTGGTGTGGTTGAG ATTCCTGAAGGAAACGGTTCGGGAGTAGTGTGGGATGAGGAGGGCCACATTGTGACAAATTATCATG TAGTTGGCAATGCCCTTTCAAAAAACCCGAAGGCTGGTGAGGTGGTTGCCAGAGTTAATATTCTAGCATCAGAAGG GTTACAAAAGAATTTCGAAGGTAGACTCATCGGAGCTGACCGTTTAAAGGATCTTGCTGTCTTGAAG GTAGATGCCCCTAAAGATATTTTAAGGCCTATCAAGGTGGGGCAATCATCGTCTCTAAAAGTTGGGCAACAATGTTTGGCAATTGGAAATCCATTTGGTTTTGATCACACCCTCACAGTTGGTGTTATAAGTGGACTTAACCGAGATATCTTTAGTCAAACTGGGGTAACAATTGGTGGTGGTGTTCAAACTGATGCAGCAATAAATCCTGGGAACAG TGGAGGCCCTCTTCTCAATTCCAAAGGAAGCTTAATTGGGATTAATACTGCAATATTTACTCAGACAG GAACATCAGCTGGTGTAGGATTTGCAATCCCATCTTCAACTGTATTAAGAATTGTTCCTCAACTCATTCAGTTTGGAAAA GTTGTTAGAGCTGGTTTAGATGTGGATATTGCACCGGACTTAATTGCAAACCAACTTAATGTTCGAAATGGAGCTCTTGTTCTTCTG GTTCCTGCAAATAGTGTTGCTGCCAAAGCTGGGTTAAATCCCACCACAAGGGGATTTGCTGGAAATATAGTCCTTGGAGATATCATTGTTGCAGTTGACAATAAGCCT GTGAAGAGCAAAGCAGAGTTGTTGAAAGCATTGGATGAGTATAATGTAGGAGATAAAGTGGTGTTGATGGTTCAGAGGGGTAATGAAAAGTTGGAGCTGCCTGTGGTACTTGAGGAACAaagttcttga
- the LOC114182056 gene encoding uncharacterized protein LOC114182056 codes for MYNDTKEVSSCDNSQCLQISSYVPPNKVSVPKTSASLLGYGSNENDDDFGVEKRLLPLAYAVVEVENKETWTWFLELLIDDLGGIDVCRTMTFMSDQQKDLLPTAEHRFCMRHLYANFRKRFSGQKLKILMWKAARSTHPAVWERVMLTIKELNIDAYRYLIVIPPRFWSKSRFSGRAICDTIVNNMSEAFNSVIVDARGKPIITMLEEIRVYLMESWSGEKIFEVRHISMVGDKYTVNVDAQHCSCRKWLLTAISCCHAIATMNFINVNAEDFIPICFRRSTYEEIYQFIIFPVSGEVLWERTPYPDVDPPYKRILPGRPKKKRSFTFAKH; via the exons ATGTATAATGACACAAAAGAAGTTTCAAGTTGTGATAACTCACAGTGTTTGCAAATTTCAAGTTATGTGCCTCCCAATAAGGTTTCTGTTCCCAAAACTTCTGCCTCCCTTTTAGGATATGGCTCCAATGAAAATGATGATGACTTTGGTGTTGAGAAGAGG TTACTGCCCTTAGCGTATGCTGTTGTGgaagttgaaaataaagaaacttggacatggttcttggaattgcttATTGATGATCTTGGAGGTATTGACGTGTGTAGGACAATGACCTTTATGTCTGACCAACAAAAG GACCTATTACCCACTGCTGAGCACAGGTTTTGCATGAGGCATCTGTATGCAAATTTCAGAAAAAGATTCTCTGgccaaaaattaaagatactcATGTGGAAGGCTGCTAGGAGCACACACCCAGCAGTTTGGGAAAGAGTGATGTTAACaattaaagagttaaatattgATGCTTACAGATACCTTATTGTTATACCTCCAAG GTTCTGGTCCAAGTCTAGATTTAGTGGTCGAGCCATATGCGACACAATTGTCAACAATATGAGTGAAGCTTTTAATAGTGTCATAGTAGATGCAAGAGGCAAACCCATAATCACCATGCTCGAGGAAATCAGAGTTTATTTAATGGAAAG CTGGTCAGGAGAAAAGATATTTGAAGTGAGGCACATATCCATGGTTGGAGACAAGTACACAGTGAATGTGGATGCTCAACATTGCAGCTGTAGGAAATGGCTTCTGACTGCTATCTCTTGCTGCCATGCTATTGCAACAATGAATTTCATCAATGTCAATGCTGAGGATTTCATACCAATCTGTTTCAGGAGATCCACCTATGAAGAAATATATCAATTCATCATCTTTCCAGTTAGTGGTGAAGTCTTATGGGAAAGAACTCCCTACCCTGACGTCGATCCACCATATAAGAGAATCTTACCAGGAAgacccaagaaaaaaagaag tttcacttttgccaaacattga
- the LOC114182125 gene encoding DExH-box ATP-dependent RNA helicase DExH18, mitochondrial, with product MARGLFHLCTRKRTLSKLQALLFNHSQFHTFQNPVSPISTRFSNPLLRPRFSQSSRLPGERFLPARPFSAAGDEGGGGGGETPIAEFDADCGKNIDFELENEDSSSINGFCEHGVVANDGSEECNLEIVDSLQECSSISSGSDNGDELGKKSEEFDHVASRDPVELYGEMCSGKRGASLDRSEVEVLREVCVWFAKSGWASNQALAIYIGLSFFPTAAHKFQSFLMKKCPVDVAKYLEYLGPSQEAVSFLFPIFVEFCLEKFPDEIKRFRGMVESADLTKPHTWFPFARAMKRKIIYHCGPTNSGKTYNALQRFMEAKKGIYCSPLRLLAMEVFDKVNAKGIYCSLLTGQENKRVPFSNHVACTVEMASTQELYDVAVIDEIQMMADPNRGYAWTRALLGLKADEIHLCGDPSVMDIVKKICQDTGDELYEQNYERFKPLVVEAKTLLGNLENIRSGDCVVAFSRREIFEAKLAIEKQTKHRCCVIYGALPPETRRQQASLFNDQSNEYDVLVASDAVGMGLNLNIRRVIFNSLTKYNGDKMVPVPASQVKQIAGRAGRRGCLYPDGLATTLHLDDLDYLVECLKQPFDNVKKVGLFPYYEQIELFAGQLPDLTFSQILEKFGESCRLDGSYFLCQHGHVKKIANMLERVQGLSLEDRFHFCFAPVNVREPKAMHHLLRYATSLGQKLPVNVAMGMPRSSARNDAELLDLETRHQVLSMYLWLSNQFDEETFPYVKKVEAMASEVAHLLGESLVKANWKPESRNKEKQKTGKNEKQLETGSAVQLQTVKRGMDYSRQQSLIKLYKKNRHENSLQLDKSKKVAS from the exons ATGGCTAGAGGCCTCTTCCACTTGTGCACACGCAAGAGAACCCTCTCAAAGCTTCAAGCTCTTCTCTTCAACCACTCCCAATTCCACACTTTTCAGAACCCGGTTTCCCCAATTTCGACCCGTTTCTCAAACCCGCTCCTTCGGCCGAGATTCTCCCAAAGTTCGAGACTTCCCGGCGAAAGATTCCTCCCCGCAAGACCTTTTTCCGCCGCCGGAGATGagggcggcggcggcggcggcgagACGCCGATAGCTGAGTTCGACGCAGATTGTGGTAAGAACATTGATTTTGAGCTTGAAAATGAAGATAGTAGTAGTATTAATGGTTTTTGTGAACATGGGGTTGTTGCAAACGATGGTAGTGAAGAATGCAATTTAGAAATTGTTGATTCTTTGCAAGAATGTAGTAGTATTAGTAGTGGTAGTGATAATGGCGATGAGTTAGGGAAGAAGAGTGAGGAATTTGACCACGTGGCATCACGTGACCCTGTCGAGTTGTACGGCGAAATGTGCAGTGGGAAACGGGGTGCAAGTCTGGATAGGTCAGAGGTAGAGGTGCTGCGAGAAGTGTGCGTTTGGTTTGCCAAATCAGGTTGGGCATCCAATCAGGCCCTTGCTATTTATATTGGTTTGTCATTTTTTCCCACAGCAGCACACAAGTTCCAGAGCTTTCTCATGAAGAAATGCCCTGTTGATGTTGCCAAGTACTTGGAGTATCTTGGGCCGAGCCAAGAGGCAGTGAGTTTTTTGTTTCCAATATTTGTGGAGTTTTGTTTGGAGAAATTTCCTGATGAGATAAAGAGGTTCAGGGGTATGGTTGAGTCGGCTGACCTCACCAAGCCACACACTTGGTTTCCATTTGCAAGAGCGATGAAACGGAAGATTATTTATCATTGTGGGCCGACGAATAGCGGCAAGACGTATAATGCATTGCAGCGGTTTATGGAGGCGAAAAAAGGGATTTATTGTAGTCCACTTAGGTTGTTGGCTATGGAAGTTTTTGACAAGGTTAATGCAAAGGGGATCTATTGCAGCTTGTTGACCGGGCAGGAAAATAAGCGTGTACCGTTTTCAAATCATGTTGCATGTACTGTGGAAATGGCATCGACACAGGAATTGTATGATGTGGCAGTTATTGATGAGATTCAGATGATGGCAGATCCTAATAGGGGGTATGCATGGACAAGGGCTCTCCTTGGGTTGAAGGCTGATGAGATACATTTGTGTGGTGATCCTAGTGTTATGGATATTGTCAAGAAGATCTGTCAAGACACTGGAGATGAGTTGTATGAACAGAATTATGAGAGGTTCAAACCGTTGGTGGTTGAAGCTAAGACGCTGCTAGGAAATCTTGAAAATATTCGGTCTGGGGATTGTGTAGTTGCATTCTCTAGAAGAGAGATATTTGAGGCTAAGTTGGCAATTGAGAAGCAGACTAAACACCGTTGTTGTGTGATATATGGTGCTCTTCCACCTGAAACTCGTAGACAGCAGGCTAGTTTGTTCAACGACCAAAGCAATGAATATGATGTTCTGGTGGCCAGTGATGCAGTGGGAATGGGCCTGAACCTTAACATCAGAAGGGTGATTTTTAATAGCCTTACAAAGTACAATGGTGACAAAATGGTTCCTGTTCCGGCATCGCAGGTTAAGCAAATTGCAGGAAGAGCTGGCCGGAGAGGATGCCTATATCCTGATGGACTTGCCACAACCTTGCATTTAGATGATTTGGACTACTTAGTTGAGTGTTTGAAACAACCTTTTGATAATGTGAAAAAGGTAGGCCTGTTTCCATACTATGAACAGATTGAATTGTTTGCTGGGCAACTTCCGGATTTGACATTCAGCCAGATATTAGAAAAATTTGGTGAAAGTTGCCGTTTGGACGGGTCATACTTCTTGTGTCAACATGGTCACGTCAAGAAGATTGCTAATATGTTAGAGAGGGTCCAGGGATTATCTCTAGAAGACcgttttcatttctgttttgcTCCTGTCAATGTTAGAGAACCAAAAGCTATGCACCATTTACTTAGATATGCAACATCTCTTGGTCAGAAGCTCCCTGTAAATGTAGCTATGGGCATGCCAAGAAGTTCTGCTCGAAATGATGCTGAACTCCTAGACCTTGAGACTAGGCATCAAGTATTATCTATGTATTTGTGGTTGTCCAACCAATTTGATGAGGAGACATTTCCTTATGTGAAGAAAGTAGAGGCAATGGCTTCAGAAGTTGCTCACTTACTGGGTGAATCTCTTGTCAAAGCTAACTGGAAACCTGAATCAAGGAATAAAGAGAAACAGAAAactggaaaaaatgaaaagcaacTAGAAACAGGGAGTGCAGTTCAATTACAAACTGTAAAACGGGGAATGGACTATTCAAGGCAACAATCACTGataaaattgtacaagaa gaatCGTCATGAAAATTCTTTACAGCTTGATAAGTCAAAGAAAGTAGCTAGCTAA